A region of the bacterium genome:
TAGAACGCCTGTTCGTTGAAGCCGAAGGATATCGCCTCGAACGGGTCGATGGAGCTCTGGGCCATGGCGCCGCTGGTCCTGCCGTGCACCGTCATGCGCGCGGCGTTCGCCCACTCGAAGAAGGAGGTGTCCATGCCGTTGATGGTCGGTCTCACGAAGCCGGGGGGCTTTATCAGCGCGGCCCTCTGGTCTTCAAAGCGATAGATCGGCTCGAAGAGGAAGAGGGGGACCTTTTTTCCGAGGAAGATGAACGCGTTCTTGATGTGCGAGCGGAAGATGCGGTCGAAATCCCCCTTGAACGCGGAATCGAAGTCTTCGTCGAACCACCAGAACCAGTCGCTGCCGCATGCGGCCATGAACGAGTCCAGGGCGTTGGCCGAGTTCTCGTCGCGCGAGGCCGCGCTCAAGGACTCTCCCAGTTCGTCCATGGCGCGGCGCAGGTAGTCCCATGCCTGGTTCTTCTGCGGTTTTCCGATCCAGATGTGGAAGTTGGCGTCGATCCAGGAGCCGGAGTGGAGCTTCTCGATCTTGTGCTTCGGCGGGTTGGCCTCGATGTATTCGCGGAGCTTCACGGTGGGCAGCCCCTCCGCTTCGATCGTGCTGAAGAGTGAGCGGAGGAACTCCTTGCCGGAATCCGGATAGTATTCCCACGGATTTTCGCCGTCTAGGATGATGGTGACGAGTTTTTTCTCGTCGGCCTTGGCCGCTGCGGAGTCTATCCTTCTCAGGTGGCCCATCAGGTCTTCGACCGCCTCCGGCGCCGTCTTCCGGCTGTAGACGAAGCCGATGAGGTCGGAGAGCCCGTGATCGCGGAACACGATGCCGACGCTCTTGCCGTCGTGGGTCGCGAGGTACGGCCTGTGTTTATCCACGGACCTGGTCTCCGGGAAGGAGCAGGCCAGCACCATGTCGTCGGTGGCTATCCATTTCACGCCGGCGTCGGCCAAAAGCGGGATCATCTCGGGGCATACGCTCCCCTCCGACGGCCAAAGGCCCTGGGGTCGCGCCCCGAACCAGCGCTCCATGGAGTCGAGGGCGCGATTTATCTGCAGCCCTGCGAACGCCGGGGCGGAGAAGCGCTGCGGGAGCTTGGCCTTCGGCATCGACCTCTTCGCGATGTCGGTGTCGATGAGCAACGGAAGTATCGGATGATAGTAGGGGGTCGTCGAGATCTCGACGTTCTGCGACGACGAAGCGTCCCTGATCTCCTGTATCAGATTGCGCAATATCCTCTTCTGCGCATCGAGCACGAAGGCCTTGTCCTGCTCGGTGAGGTGCCTGCTCTCCAAGAGCATCCTCTCCAGCTCGGGTATCTCCTCGCGAGCGGCGAATCCGAACCAGACGAGGTTGAAGAGGACCTGCAGGTCCCGGTAGTCCTGCGAGGAGAAGAAACGCACCGCCTGGTCGAAGTCCACGATCGACGGGTCTTCGCCCAGCCTGTCGCGAAGCTTCTTGTATATGCCGCAGGGTTTGATTTTCCTCTCGGTGTTTGCGGAGAAGAAGTGGCGCAGCAGGAATATCTTCTGCTGGGTGGTGAGATCGTCGGCCGGCACGAGCGTGTGCTCCAGGAACGCGTCGGACGCCCCCTCCTCAGTGTATGCCAGGAGCTGTCTCACGAGCGACGGGACGAAGTTCACGACGCCTTTGACGTTCGGGAACTGTTTGTAGAGCTTCAGCATGTCGTAATAGGAGTGGGTGCCGTGCAGGCGGACCCAGGGCATGGTGCACTCGCCGCTCTTCATGTCGCGATAGAATGGTTGGTGCATGTGCCAGACGAAAGCGAGGGAGATGTTCCTCATGGGTGCGGTTTTTTCGGTCATATCGCGGCGCTCATGTAGTAGGCGTCAGACCGTCGCGCCCTTGGGAATCACGACGATGCCCTCGGGGGAGACGGTGAACCTCTTGCGATCCTTCTCAAGGTCGTAGCCGATCGTCGCGTGAGGCGAGATCACCACGTCTTTGTCGATCACAGCGCGCCTGATCTTGGCGTATCTGCCCACGTTGACGTGGTCGAACAATATGCTTTCCTCGATCTGCGAGAAGCTGTTCACCCTCACGCACGGGGAGAGTATGCTCCGGTCGATCTTTCCGCCGGAGATGATCACGCCGTCGCAGACGAGCGAGTCGGTCGCCATGCCGATCCTGTCGGACTTCTCGTCCGAGAAGACGAACTTCGCGGGAGGGTCGGACTCGCGCGCGGTCTTTATGGACCACGCCCTGTTGTAGAGGTTGAAGATCGGCGATACCGATACCAGGTCCATCGAGGCCTTCCAATATCCGTCGATCGTACCTATGTCGCGCCAGTACCCGCGTTCCTGAGGGTTGGCTCCGGGCACCGGGTTCTCCGCGAAATTGTAGGCCATCACCTTTTTGTTCTTGAAGAGCGCCGGTATGATGTCCTTTCCGAAGTCGTGCGCGGAAGCATCGTTTTCCGCGTCCCTCCGCACGGCCTCAATCAGGACCTCCGTCTTGAAGATGTATATCCCCATGGAGCAGAGCGACATCTTCGGGTTGCCCGGCATGGGCGGCGGGTCTTTGGGTTTCTCCTTGAAGTCGGTAACCTGCCAATTTTTGTCGCAGTCGATTATCCCGAAGGACCTGGCCTCCTTGAGCGGCTGCGGGACCACCGCGATGGTGATGTCCGCATCCGTCTTCTCGTGGAACTCGATGAAGTGCAGGCAATTCATGCGGTAGATGTGATCGCCGCCGAATATGAGCACGTTCTCCGGTCCCGAGTTGAATATATGGTGCAGATTCTGGAATACGGCGTCCGCGCTCCCCTTGTACCAGTGGGAGCCGACGCGCATTTGGGCCGGGACCGCGTCGATGAAATGGTCGAGCAGGGCCGGCAGGTGCCAACCCCTCTTGAGGTGGCGCAGGAGCGAGTCGGCCTTGAACTGTGTGAGCACGAGGATGCGGAAGAGGCCGGAGTTCACTATGTTCGACAGCACGAAATCGATGATGCGGTAATGGCCGCCGAACGGCACCGCCGGCTTCGCCCGCTCGTCGGTGAGGGGTCTTAACCTTTCGCCCTGGCCGCCAGCCAGGACTATGGAAAGGACAGGTTTCAAGAGGGCCCCCTCTCATTTGGTAAGAGATCAAAGAAGGCATTGTAAATAGTGGAGCAGGCCGATTAATGCAAGAAAAACATATATTTTGCTGATTTGAGGGGTTTTGTCGGCGAATCCTCCTCAATTCCGAGCATTGGACGGGAAAAACAGCATATCTAGCCGAAAATACGTTGAAACTCCTGGCCTCCGGCTGGTATTGGTCGATGTGCGCCCGTTGGGTTCTCGTAAAAAGCGCGCAACATATCCTGAGTTCGACCGATCATATAAGTAAGTAAGAAACGGAGACCCCCATGGCCATGATAGATATTGCAGGGAAGTTCTATGATGCATTTGTCAGGGAGCCGGTCAGCTTCTGGACCGGAAAGGATGCGGATAAGGTGGAGCCGCTCGATGCGCTCCCTGTATACGCCGGAGCCGCGCTCTGGCCGCTGGCCCTTCTTAGCATAGCCGGTTGCAGCGATGACGGCTCGGGAAAAACAGGGGATGCGGGCGGCGACAGCGACGTGGACGGAGACTCGGACGCCGACACTGACGTTGACAGCGGGGTGGACGCCGGGGGTATTCCGGCGGATCCCTGGGAGAGGGAGGGCTTCAACGGCAAGTTCGTCGAGTGCAAGAACGGGACTACCTGCACGGTGATCGACGTGGACATCTATCAGGAACAGAGCCCTGACACCGTGCACCTCATGACAGGGTACCCGCACAACCGCAAGGTGACCGCGAATCTCGTCTCGGGCTTTCCGATGAGCTCCCCGACAGTGAACTACGGCAGCGGCGAGCAATTCGACATCCAGGCGATCTACAACGGATGGGGCGAGATCCATTCCAAGAACGTGAGCAGCATGTCGGAAGGTTTCCTCGTCCCGTTCGAGACCTCCAAGCCGATCTCAGAGACCGAGGTGAATGAGGCGATAGGCCTGGCGAGCATCGACGAGCTGGGCGATGTCACCTATTCCCTCGTGGACGAGGTTGGCGTCGAATCGGCGCCTGACGCGGGCGCGCCGTTCGAGACCGGGACCGCGCATCCCGTGACGGTCGGCGCGGGCGTCGAGCTCGGCGGTAAGTTCTTCGTATCCGCTTCGGAGGAGGTCACCGGCGACGGCATGCTCATGGCGTTCGACATCAACGAATGGGGCGCGATAGGCGACCCCCCTGACTCCTATCTGGGCTACATAGCGACCTCCGGGAGATATCCCGCTGCTGTGGCGGCGATGGGTGAGAGCTCTGTGGCGGTCCTTAACACAGAGGGTGATGACGGCGCATCCATAGACGTAGCGAATATTGAGAGCGCGTCGATCATCGGTCATGTCCCCCTTGCGGATTATCCAAATGCCGTGGCGCTCAATGAGTTGCCGATCAGCGATGACGGCGAATATGCGGTGGTCGCCGTGGGTTCGTCCGGGGAAATGTCGACCCTGCTCTTCGTGGATATGGATCTCATGTCCGTGGTCGGGTCCGCCGAGTTCTGCGAGGGCGCCGACGTGCGTGACATCGTCCTTTTAGGCGGCAAGGCGTACGTGAGCGTTGAGGGCGCGTACTTGGGGCACGATGACGACGACGACGGGACCACCGGAAAGGTCGCAGTGGTGGACTTTGCGGATCCGACTGAGCCCATCATCGAGAGGCTCATAGACGTGGGCTTCGATGTGGGGTCCATAGGCGTCCACGAGTCCGGAATAGTTTACGTGGCAGTGACTGATCGGTGGTGGGAGGTGCCGGGCACTGCCGAGAATCCATGGTCGTATATCGTCGCTTTTGACCCGGCCAAGGTTACGGACGATCGGGTCGCGGCCAGCGTTTTTTGAGCAATTGAGTGGCGGCAACCGGTTCTGGTGCTGTATGATCGGCGCGTCAGGGGATCAGGAGGGCAGATGCTTCCGTTAGTGGTGTTCGGCGTGGTGCTTGGAGTCGGGGCGTTGGCGAGCGCATGTTCCGGTTCGAACGACGATGACTCCGGCGTAGTCGACACAGACACGGATACGGACGTAGACACTGACACCGATACGGATACGGACACGGATATCGATACAGATACAGATACTGACACCGATACGGACACGGATATCGATACAGATACAGATACTGACACCGATACAGATACCGACACTGACACCGACACCGACACCGATACCGATACGGATCTCTGCGTCAGGGACGGTTTCAACGCGCAGTTCTTCGAATGCTCCTACGATAGCGAGGAGGGTTCCGTCCTGGACCTCGACGCCTCCGGCGATACGCTGACGTTCTTGTCGACGTTTCCATTGGACAACAGGGTGGGTCGGATAGATATAAGTTCGTCCGATCCGCTGAACGCAGCCTCGGAAGAATATTACGACAGCATCGACGATGCGTACTCGGGCACGGACGACCTCTCTCCTGTCCAGGTCGTGACGCTCGAGGGGGGCGAGTTCTTCGTCCCATTCGCGAACTCATCCCTCGAATCAGGCGTCTCCGTCTACGACCCCTCCGGCACGATCCTGCAGTCGGAGCTCTTGAGCACCATAGTGATAGGCGGTTATCTCTACATCGATCCCGTGGAGGTGAAGTCTGGGCTGACCCTGGACGGCAGTTTCTACCTGGCGACAGCCGACGATGCCACCGGCACAGGTCTCATGTTCCCCTATGCGCAGGCTGCCGACGGCACCCTCGACCAGGGCGACGTCGACTTCCCTGTCTTCGCCTCGGGCGACTACCCGGCAGCCATTGAACACCTGAGCGGCGACCTGGTCGCGATGCTGAATTCCGAAGGCGATACGAACGCCTCCATCGACATCATCGACACTGCGGAGGTCGATCCGGCGGACGCGGTGGTGGGGACGATAGGGCTCAGCGCCACGTGCGCCGATCTCCTCTACGAGCTCAAACTTACGGAGGACAAAACGTACGCGATCGCGGCGTGCGATCTTTCGTGGCTGCATTTCGTCAACATGACCGCCGAATCCGAGGTCGGGACGCTGAACCTGGCCGCTTACGGCGAGATCAAAGACGTGGCGATCCTGGACGACATCGCTTTTGCGAGCGTGGACAGCGGCGCCCTGATTCCGGACAGCGGCAAGGTCGTCATGGTCGACTTCTCCAACCCCTCCGCTCCAACGGTGGAGAGGGTCATCGACGTGGGCCACGGCCTCGGGGCAGTAGCGGTCCACTCTTCGGGTACGGTCTACGTGGTCGCAAAGAGCTGCTGGGGCGAGGCGGTGGACGACTCCTCGCTTCAAAGGCGCGTCATCGCCTTCGACCCGGCGCTGGTGACCGTCGACAACATTTGAGAGCACCTCTAAAAACCTCCCTTTTGTCATTCCCGCGAAAGCGGGAATCCAGACTGGATCCCCGATAACACCACTCGGGGATGACATTTGATTTAGTCCTTGGAATTTAGACTCCTTTCAGGTTAGCACTCCCCGCATGTCGAAGATCCTCGTCAAGGCCCCGGCAAAGGTCAACGCCCTGCTCCGCGTTCTCTCGGGCAGGTCCGACGGCTATCATGAACTCGAGATGGTGATGGTCCCGCTCACGCTCTGCGACGAGATCGCGCTCACCGCCACCACGGGCGGTGTTGCCATATCCATCGACGGTCAGGCGGATGCCGGCATGTCGGGGGAGAAGAATCTGGCGTGCAGGGCCGCGCGCGCGTTCATCGAGGCGGCCGGCGTGGATGCGGGCGTGAATATCGAGCTCGCCAAACGCGTCCCGATCGCAGCGGGGTTGGGCGGGGGGTCGAGCGATGCGGCCGCAGTGCTCCGCGGGCTCAATACGCTTTTTGGTACAGGGCTTACCGCAGACAGGCTCGCGGGGATCGGAAAGGCGCTTGGCGCGGACGTCCCTTTTTTCTGCCACGGGAGGCCGGCCTTCGTTGAAGGGATCGGTGATCGTGTATCGGTTTACACGAGCTTTCCCAAGTCTTCGTATTTACTGGTTAATCCAGGGTTCCCGGTCTCGACCCCCTGGGTCTATAAACAATGGGATTTGCAGTTGACTATGAAACGACCCGATGCTAGGGTCCGCCCGCTTTTTCAGGTATTTAGCGATGTTATCGCGTTTCTCCACAACGATCTCGAGCAGGTGACGATTCCGGCGCATCCGGAGATCGAGGTCATAAAGGGCGCTCTTTTGAAGGCAGGGGCGGCCGGTGCGCTCATGTCGGGCAGCGGGCCGACCGTATTCGGCGTCTTTGAGGATCAAGAGGCGCGCGACGAAGCTCACGCGCGGCTTTCGCACGAAGGTTGGAAGATCTACAGGGCTGAAGCCATGCTCGATCCCGAGTTTGTCTAGGGAGAGAGGCTTTGGGAGGGGGAGATGGAGATCACCGACGTTCGCGTTTATCCTGTGGAAGAGGAGAAGCTCAAGGGCTACGCGACGATCACGTTCGACAACTGCTTCGTTGTCCGCGACGTGAAGATTATCTACGGCCCGAAAGGGCTCTTCGTCGCGATGCCGTCGAAGAAGAGGAAGGACGGGACGTACCGCGATACCGCTCATCCGCTCAATATGGAGATGCGGAGCTTGATCGAGAACAGGGTCCTCGGCGTCTACAAGGATGAGCAGAAGAGGGGCTCGATCGGTGTGGGCGTGAAGATCGAGGAGTGAGGCGGGCGTCAGCAACGCGTCGCTTCGCCTGCGGCGCTTCACGGACGGCGCTTCACAAAATGCCATTTTGGGGCGTCGACAAGCGGTAAGTCACCAGCCTTTGGAGCTGGCATCGGAGGTTCGAATCCTCCCGCCCCAGCCAAAAATCGGCGCAGCCGATAAACGAATGTGAGGTCGACATGTTCGGGAACAACAACTTGGTGCTGTTGGCTGGAAACTCCAACAAACCCCTGGCCGAGGCCATCGCCGGATCGCTAAAAAGCAAGCTCTGCCAGGCGAAGGTCACGAAGTTCTCGGACGGCGAGACCTGGGTGGAGATCGAGGACAACGTCCGCGGTGCGGACGTATTCGTGATACAGTCTACCTCCCACCCGGCCAACGACCACATCATGGAGCTGCTTGTGATGGTCGACGCGCTGAAGAGGGCGTCAGCCGGCAGGATCACGGCCGTGATCCCGTACTACGGTTACGCTAGGCAGGACAGAAAGGTGAGCCCGCGCACGCCGATCACATCCAAGCTCGTCGCTGATCTCGTCACTGCCGCAGGCACGGACAGGGTCCTCACGGTGGAGCTGCACGCGGGCCAGATACAGGGTTTCTTCGACATCCCTGTGGACCATCTGTTCGCAAAGCCCGTGCTGCTGGAGTATCTCAAGGACCGCTTCCCGTCCGACCACCTGGTGATAGTGGCGCCGGACGCGGGCGGGGCCGAGAGGGCGCGCTCGTTCGCCAAGCACCTGCACTCTCCCATGGCGATGATAGACAAGCGGAGATCTAAACCCAACGAGAGCGAAGTCATGCACCTCATCGGCGACGTGAGCGGGCGCAACGCCGTGATAGTGGACGACATGATCGACACCGGCGGGACGATGGTGGAGGCGGCCGACTCGCTCCTCGCGAACGGCGCCACCGGGGTCTTCGCATGCTGCACGCATCCGGTTCTCTCGGGCCCCGCGATATCGAGGCTCAACGACTCCAGGATTCAGGAGTTGATCGTGACGGACACTGTGCCGCTGGGCGATAAATCCGACAGGTGCAAGAAGATCCGCGTGCTGTCGGTGGCAGGGCTGCTGGGCGAGGCGATCAAACGGATACACGATTCCGATTCGGTCTCATCTTTGTTTGTCTAAACTCTTGGTGAAAGTTGGCATTGAGGAGGAAGCATGGAGAAAGTATCGTTGACAGTGGAGAAGAGGGAGCCGGGCAAGGGTCCGGCCAAACGGATGCGCTCCACCGGGATGGTCCCCGGGGTGCTCTACGGCAAAAAGCTCGAGCCTGTCTCGATCAAGGTCAAGGCGCGTGAGTTGGAGGGTGCGACCAAGACCAAGGCGGGCATGAATGTGATCGTCAACCTCACGGTCGAGGGGATGGATTCCGGGCTCGCGTTCATACGCGGCTATCAGGCCGATCCGTTCACCCGCGGTTTCACGCACGTCGATTTCCAGGCGATCAGCATGGACCAGAAGATCGAGGTCGAGATCCCGATCGTCGTCGTGGGCGAGTCCAGGGGAGTGAAGGAGGGCGGAGTGCTGGAGCAGGCGCGCCGCACGCTGCACGTCCGGGCGCTTCCCGACCGCATACCCGAGAAGATCGAGGTGGACATCACGGATCTCGACATCGGCGACAATATACACGCCAAGGATCTGAAGCTTCCCGAAGGCGTGGATTTCCCGACTGCCATGAATTACGCGATCCTCTCCGTCGTGCCTCCTGCCAAGGAAGAGGTGGCGGCGGTTGTGGCGCCGGTTGAGGGCGAGGTCGCGGCCGCAGTCGAGGGCGCTGCCCCTGCTGAGGGCGCTGCCGCACCTGCGGCGCCGGGCGCCGAGGGGGCGGCTGGCAAACCCGCTGCTGCGGGCAAGCCTGCTGCCGGAAAACCTGCTGCGGGCAAGCCGGGCAAGGAAGAGAAGGCATAGGACAGGTGAAACTGATCACCGGGCTGGGAAATCCTGGCCGCTCTTACGCAAGGCATCGCCACAACGCCGGCTTTTTCGTGATAGACGAGCTTGCGAAGCGGCATGGCATAAAGCTCGCAAAGCGCTCCTTCGGGGCGTTGACCGGCAGCGGGGCGGTGGGCAAGGAGTCGGTGCTCCTCGCCAAGCCGATGCAGTACATGAATCTCTCGGGCGGGCCGGTGAAGTCGCTCCTTGGATATTTCAGGCTGGGGCCGGATTCGCTGATCGTGATTCACGACGATCTCGACCTCGATCCGGGCCGCATCAAGCTCACGAGGAGTTCGGGGCACGCGGGCCACAACGGGGTCCGCTCTATAATAGATGAGCTGGACACGAGCGACTTCATAAGGGTGAGGCTCGGGATAGGAAGGCCCCCCGCAGGGATTGACGGCGCGGATTACGTGCTGACTTCTTTTAAAAAGGATGAAATGGAGGCGGCGGCCGCGGCGGTCGCCCTTGCAGCGGACGCCGTCGAGACTATCCTCGAACAGGGGCTGGCTGCGGCGCAGCAAAAATACCACTGATTGTGCAATGACTCCTTAGTCCCGGGATGGTCCCGGGGCTTCTGAAATGAACCGAAAGGAGGATTCATGAGGGAGTATGAGACAGTAGTTATCACCCGCTCGGACCTTGCGGAATCGGATCTCAAGCAGATCCACGAGAGGAGCAAGGCATTCATCGAGAAGCGGGACGGGCGCCTCTTCTACGCCCGGGACATGGGTCGGCGCAACCTCGCCTACCCGATCAAGAAACAGACGAAGGGCCTCTACACCTGTTTCGATTATGCCTCGACCGGAAACGTCGTGAGCGAGATCGAGCGCAGCCTTCGCCTCGACGACAACGTGCTTCGTTTCCTCACCGTGGTGAAGAACGAGAACGTGGATGTCGAGGCGCGTGCAGCGGAGATCGTCGCCAGAGGCGAGGACGTGGCTGCGCCGGTCGAAGAGACCCCGCTCAGGCGCGAAACCCGATTTGAATTCGAGGGTGCGGATTCGTCCGAGGGCAGGCCGGGCCGCGAGGATCGGGGCGGATACGCCGAGAAAAACAGGAGGGAGGAATAACCCATGTTCAGAGACAAGAAGAAGACATTCAAAAAGGGCTTCAAGAAGAAGGCCCGCATGATCAGCAGGCCCAGGGTCTGCCGCTACTGCGCAGACAAGAAACTCACCATCGATTACAAAGACGCCAGGCTTCTCACGATGTTCACGACCGAGCGCGGCAGGATCATCCCGCGCAGGATCTCGGGCTGCTGCGCCAGGCATCAGCGTGAGCTGACGACCGCTATAAAGCGCGGCCGTATACTCGCCTTGATACCTTATTCGGCGACGCAGGTTTCCATGATGTGAGGTCTTTGATGTCGCATGTGGTCGGTCAATTA
Encoded here:
- a CDS encoding glycoside hydrolase family 57 protein, giving the protein MTEKTAPMRNISLAFVWHMHQPFYRDMKSGECTMPWVRLHGTHSYYDMLKLYKQFPNVKGVVNFVPSLVRQLLAYTEEGASDAFLEHTLVPADDLTTQQKIFLLRHFFSANTERKIKPCGIYKKLRDRLGEDPSIVDFDQAVRFFSSQDYRDLQVLFNLVWFGFAAREEIPELERMLLESRHLTEQDKAFVLDAQKRILRNLIQEIRDASSSQNVEISTTPYYHPILPLLIDTDIAKRSMPKAKLPQRFSAPAFAGLQINRALDSMERWFGARPQGLWPSEGSVCPEMIPLLADAGVKWIATDDMVLACSFPETRSVDKHRPYLATHDGKSVGIVFRDHGLSDLIGFVYSRKTAPEAVEDLMGHLRRIDSAAAKADEKKLVTIILDGENPWEYYPDSGKEFLRSLFSTIEAEGLPTVKLREYIEANPPKHKIEKLHSGSWIDANFHIWIGKPQKNQAWDYLRRAMDELGESLSAASRDENSANALDSFMAACGSDWFWWFDEDFDSAFKGDFDRIFRSHIKNAFIFLGKKVPLFLFEPIYRFEDQRAALIKPPGFVRPTINGMDTSFFEWANAARMTVHGRTSGAMAQSSIDPFEAISFGFNEQAF
- the glgC gene encoding glucose-1-phosphate adenylyltransferase translates to MKPVLSIVLAGGQGERLRPLTDERAKPAVPFGGHYRIIDFVLSNIVNSGLFRILVLTQFKADSLLRHLKRGWHLPALLDHFIDAVPAQMRVGSHWYKGSADAVFQNLHHIFNSGPENVLIFGGDHIYRMNCLHFIEFHEKTDADITIAVVPQPLKEARSFGIIDCDKNWQVTDFKEKPKDPPPMPGNPKMSLCSMGIYIFKTEVLIEAVRRDAENDASAHDFGKDIIPALFKNKKVMAYNFAENPVPGANPQERGYWRDIGTIDGYWKASMDLVSVSPIFNLYNRAWSIKTARESDPPAKFVFSDEKSDRIGMATDSLVCDGVIISGGKIDRSILSPCVRVNSFSQIEESILFDHVNVGRYAKIRRAVIDKDVVISPHATIGYDLEKDRKRFTVSPEGIVVIPKGATV
- the ispE gene encoding 4-(cytidine 5'-diphospho)-2-C-methyl-D-erythritol kinase; translation: MSKILVKAPAKVNALLRVLSGRSDGYHELEMVMVPLTLCDEIALTATTGGVAISIDGQADAGMSGEKNLACRAARAFIEAAGVDAGVNIELAKRVPIAAGLGGGSSDAAAVLRGLNTLFGTGLTADRLAGIGKALGADVPFFCHGRPAFVEGIGDRVSVYTSFPKSSYLLVNPGFPVSTPWVYKQWDLQLTMKRPDARVRPLFQVFSDVIAFLHNDLEQVTIPAHPEIEVIKGALLKAGAAGALMSGSGPTVFGVFEDQEARDEAHARLSHEGWKIYRAEAMLDPEFV
- the spoVG gene encoding septation regulator SpoVG — its product is MEITDVRVYPVEEEKLKGYATITFDNCFVVRDVKIIYGPKGLFVAMPSKKRKDGTYRDTAHPLNMEMRSLIENRVLGVYKDEQKRGSIGVGVKIEE
- a CDS encoding ribose-phosphate pyrophosphokinase — encoded protein: MFGNNNLVLLAGNSNKPLAEAIAGSLKSKLCQAKVTKFSDGETWVEIEDNVRGADVFVIQSTSHPANDHIMELLVMVDALKRASAGRITAVIPYYGYARQDRKVSPRTPITSKLVADLVTAAGTDRVLTVELHAGQIQGFFDIPVDHLFAKPVLLEYLKDRFPSDHLVIVAPDAGGAERARSFAKHLHSPMAMIDKRRSKPNESEVMHLIGDVSGRNAVIVDDMIDTGGTMVEAADSLLANGATGVFACCTHPVLSGPAISRLNDSRIQELIVTDTVPLGDKSDRCKKIRVLSVAGLLGEAIKRIHDSDSVSSLFV
- a CDS encoding 50S ribosomal protein L25, with the protein product MEKVSLTVEKREPGKGPAKRMRSTGMVPGVLYGKKLEPVSIKVKARELEGATKTKAGMNVIVNLTVEGMDSGLAFIRGYQADPFTRGFTHVDFQAISMDQKIEVEIPIVVVGESRGVKEGGVLEQARRTLHVRALPDRIPEKIEVDITDLDIGDNIHAKDLKLPEGVDFPTAMNYAILSVVPPAKEEVAAVVAPVEGEVAAAVEGAAPAEGAAAPAAPGAEGAAGKPAAAGKPAAGKPAAGKPGKEEKA
- the pth gene encoding aminoacyl-tRNA hydrolase — encoded protein: MKLITGLGNPGRSYARHRHNAGFFVIDELAKRHGIKLAKRSFGALTGSGAVGKESVLLAKPMQYMNLSGGPVKSLLGYFRLGPDSLIVIHDDLDLDPGRIKLTRSSGHAGHNGVRSIIDELDTSDFIRVRLGIGRPPAGIDGADYVLTSFKKDEMEAAAAAVALAADAVETILEQGLAAAQQKYH
- the rpsF gene encoding 30S ribosomal protein S6, whose protein sequence is MREYETVVITRSDLAESDLKQIHERSKAFIEKRDGRLFYARDMGRRNLAYPIKKQTKGLYTCFDYASTGNVVSEIERSLRLDDNVLRFLTVVKNENVDVEARAAEIVARGEDVAAPVEETPLRRETRFEFEGADSSEGRPGREDRGGYAEKNRREE
- the rpsR gene encoding 30S ribosomal protein S18; the encoded protein is MISRPRVCRYCADKKLTIDYKDARLLTMFTTERGRIIPRRISGCCARHQRELTTAIKRGRILALIPYSATQVSMM